In Solobacterium moorei, a single genomic region encodes these proteins:
- a CDS encoding Mur ligase family protein, which yields MERWILAVATIVAMLIPTKHALHMFQQNRYEIGRYSKWLVGNKKMIQGMLVTTLCYIIVAGLLTYFAGFKIFVWVWLVLLLLVTGINVIREKNKKYIKPLVYTGRVKRQIVVMALLQIGLLLLNNKFLPQYACISTIVIILPWILIFFVGWITSPIEALVKQWFIGQAKKILCEDKDLIKIGITGSYGKTSTKNVMQAMIGEQFNTLMTPASYNTPMGITITIRTLLKPIHKVFICEMGADHVGEITYLMKFVQPSIGVVTSIGPQHLATFGSQENIVKEKMQMMELLPKDGLGVLNYDNDFIRNYRLKNLVKTVSYGVKSRDVDYYADDITYTRMGSSFTVVHRNERVRIETKLLGELNILNILSAICVARHLNVPWPTIQRAAKTMKQVEHRLELKTINGYRFIDDAFNSNPVGSAMALEVLSMMPNTRYVVTPGMIDLGTIQDDANKEFGRKMKGKVDEVILVGEIQTKSIYEGLQEVGFDMNRVIVVKTVKEAFDHIYRHALPSDTILLENDLPDAFSH from the coding sequence ATGGAAAGATGGATACTTGCAGTTGCGACAATCGTTGCAATGTTGATACCAACAAAACATGCATTACACATGTTTCAACAGAATCGCTATGAAATAGGTAGATATAGTAAATGGCTTGTTGGAAACAAAAAGATGATTCAGGGGATGTTGGTCACAACACTTTGCTATATTATTGTTGCAGGATTATTAACATACTTTGCTGGATTTAAAATCTTTGTATGGGTATGGTTAGTACTATTGCTTCTTGTGACAGGTATTAATGTTATTCGAGAAAAGAATAAGAAGTATATTAAACCACTTGTATATACGGGTCGTGTAAAACGTCAAATCGTAGTTATGGCTTTATTGCAGATTGGATTGTTACTTCTCAATAATAAGTTCTTACCACAGTATGCATGCATATCTACAATAGTGATTATCCTGCCTTGGATTTTAATCTTCTTTGTAGGATGGATTACTTCACCAATTGAGGCACTTGTTAAACAGTGGTTTATTGGACAAGCAAAGAAGATTCTTTGTGAAGATAAAGATTTGATCAAGATTGGTATTACTGGTAGCTACGGTAAAACATCTACTAAGAATGTCATGCAGGCAATGATTGGCGAACAGTTTAATACACTAATGACACCAGCTTCTTACAATACACCAATGGGTATTACAATTACGATTCGTACTTTATTAAAACCGATTCATAAAGTATTTATATGTGAGATGGGTGCTGACCATGTTGGTGAAATTACTTACTTGATGAAGTTTGTACAACCATCTATTGGTGTTGTAACTTCAATTGGACCACAACACCTAGCAACTTTTGGCTCTCAAGAGAATATCGTCAAAGAAAAGATGCAGATGATGGAACTATTACCAAAGGATGGTCTAGGAGTCCTCAACTATGATAATGATTTTATTCGTAACTACCGCTTAAAGAATCTAGTTAAGACAGTCAGTTATGGAGTAAAGAGTAGAGATGTAGATTATTACGCAGATGATATTACATACACACGTATGGGTTCATCTTTTACGGTCGTTCATCGCAACGAACGTGTACGTATCGAAACAAAGCTTCTTGGTGAACTAAATATTCTCAATATTCTATCCGCAATCTGTGTCGCAAGACATCTCAATGTGCCATGGCCAACGATTCAACGTGCAGCTAAGACAATGAAACAAGTAGAACATCGCTTAGAACTAAAGACAATCAATGGCTATCGCTTTATCGATGATGCGTTTAACTCAAACCCAGTAGGCTCCGCAATGGCACTTGAGGTGCTATCAATGATGCCAAATACACGTTATGTTGTAACACCAGGTATGATTGATCTAGGTACAATCCAAGACGACGCAAATAAAGAGTTCGGTCGTAAGATGAAGGGCAAAGTAGATGAGGTTATCCTCGTTGGTGAAATTCAAACGAAGTCTATCTATGAAGGTCTACAGGAAGTTGGATTTGATATGAACCGCGTTATCGTTGTAAAGACAGTCAAAGAAGCTTTTGACCATATCTATCGACATGCGTTACCTTCCGATACAATTCTATTGGAGAATGATTTGCCAGACGCATTTAGTCACTAA
- a CDS encoding MFS transporter, whose translation MFIKLTKAEKDWILYDVGNSAFILLVSTIMPLYFNSLAEKDGLSSVSYLAYWGYAASAATLCVAFLGPVIGTITDFKGFKKPIFFVSVLAGSALCFMMGFISHWLMFLIFFIIAKAVYSSSIIFYDSMLGDITTEERLDSVSSSGYAWGYIGSCIPFVLSLAVILGGKQIGISGSLAMTIAFTITAVWWFVFSLPLLKTYKQNHYIENTKNAIAESFKRLGNTLKNATKHKKIFLFLISFFFYIDGVYTIIDLATAYGTALGLSSTSLLLALLLTQIVAFPAALTFGRLAQKFDTTRLILLCIFAYLGIAIFAIFLDTQAEFWILAVCVGLFQGGIQALSRSYFTKIIPAEQSGEYFGLMDICGKGAAFLGTASVSLVSQITGSISAGVGSIAIFFVLGIFFFIKTIKTN comes from the coding sequence ATGTTTATAAAACTTACTAAGGCTGAAAAAGACTGGATCTTATATGATGTCGGTAACTCTGCCTTCATACTATTGGTATCAACGATTATGCCGCTATACTTCAATAGTTTAGCGGAGAAAGATGGATTATCATCCGTTAGTTATCTAGCATATTGGGGATATGCCGCATCAGCCGCAACATTATGCGTCGCCTTCTTAGGACCAGTGATTGGTACAATTACAGACTTCAAAGGATTTAAAAAACCAATCTTCTTTGTATCTGTGCTTGCCGGATCAGCCTTATGCTTTATGATGGGATTTATCTCACATTGGTTGATGTTCCTAATATTCTTCATCATCGCTAAGGCAGTATACTCTTCTAGTATCATCTTCTATGATTCCATGTTAGGAGATATCACAACGGAAGAACGCCTAGATAGCGTATCCTCCTCAGGATATGCATGGGGATATATCGGCTCCTGTATTCCATTTGTATTATCACTTGCAGTGATTCTTGGCGGTAAACAGATTGGCATTTCAGGAAGTCTTGCAATGACGATTGCCTTTACAATTACAGCTGTTTGGTGGTTTGTATTCTCGTTACCTTTATTAAAGACATATAAACAAAACCATTATATTGAAAATACAAAAAACGCTATTGCAGAGAGCTTTAAACGCTTAGGAAACACACTCAAGAATGCAACAAAGCATAAGAAAATCTTCTTATTCTTAATCTCATTCTTCTTCTATATTGATGGTGTTTATACGATTATTGATTTAGCGACTGCGTATGGAACAGCGTTAGGATTAAGTAGCACAAGTTTATTACTTGCATTATTGCTAACACAGATTGTCGCCTTCCCTGCTGCTCTTACATTTGGTCGATTAGCACAGAAATTTGATACTACACGATTGATTCTACTCTGTATCTTTGCATATCTGGGTATCGCTATCTTCGCAATCTTCTTGGATACACAAGCTGAATTCTGGATTCTTGCGGTATGTGTAGGTTTATTCCAGGGTGGTATTCAAGCTTTATCACGCTCCTACTTTACAAAGATTATTCCTGCAGAACAGTCTGGTGAGTACTTTGGATTGATGGATATCTGTGGTAAAGGTGCAGCTTTCCTAGGTACAGCATCTGTTTCGCTTGTATCACAGATTACAGGTTCCATCAGTGCTGGTGTAGGAAGTATCGCAATCTTCTTTGTATTAGGTATCTTCTTCTTTATCAAAACAATTAAGACAAACTAA